In Mustela nigripes isolate SB6536 chromosome 2, MUSNIG.SB6536, whole genome shotgun sequence, a single window of DNA contains:
- the LOC132009612 gene encoding olfactory receptor 7D4-like: MGAGNKTEVSVFLLLGLSEDPELQPLLFGLFLSMYLVTVLGNLLIILAILFDPHLHTPMYFFLSNLSLVDICFTSTTIPKMLLNIQAHSKDISYIGCITQVYFFMVFAGMDDFLLTVMVYDRYVAICHPLHYSVIMNPRLCVLLVLICWLTIFWVSLIHILLVGWLTLCPGMELPHLFCELSQILKVACSDTLINNICLYVDSALLCMFPLTGILFSNSQIVSSLMRMTSTEGKYKAFSTCGSHLSVVSLFYGTSLGVYLTSAVTHFSQRSSVASVMYTVVTPMLNPFIYSLRNKDVKGALRRLHVHDGPLASEPSGHWGLQREM; the protein is encoded by the coding sequence ATGGGAGCAGGAAACAAGACAGAAGTATCAGTGTTCCTCCTTCTGGGCCTCTCAGAAGATCCAGAACTACAGCCTCTCCTCTTTGGCTTGTTCCTGTCCATGTACTTGGTCACTGTGCTGGGAAACCTGCTCATTATCCTGGCTATCCTCTTTGACCCCCATCTCCACACCcctatgtacttcttcctctccaacctgTCCCTTGTTGACATCTGtttcacctccaccaccatccccaaGATGCTGCTGAACATCCAGGCACACAGCAAAGATATTTCCTATATAGGATGCATCACTCAGGtgtatttttttatggtttttgctGGAATGGATGATTTCCTCTTGACGGTGATGGTTTATGACAGGTATGTGGCCATCTGCCATCCCTTGCACTACTCTGTCATCATGAACCCACGACTCTGTGTCCTCCTGGTTCTGATTTGTTGGCTCACCATTTTCTGGGTTTCCCTGATTCATATTCTACTGGTAGGGTGGTTGACTCTCTGTCCAGGCATGGAACTTCCACATTTGTTCTGTGAATTGTCTCAGATTCTCAAGGTGGCCTGCTCTGACACCCTCATCAATAACATCTGCTTGTATGTTGACTCTGCCCTGTTGTGCATGTTTCCCCTCACCGGGATCCTCTTCTCAAACTCTCAGATTGTCTCCTCCTTAATGAGGATGACCTCCACTGAGGGCAAGTATAAAGCATTTTCTACTTGTGGGTCTCATCTCTCTGTGGTCTCTTTGTTCTATGGCACAAGCCTAGGGGTCTACCTCACATCTGCTGTGACCCATTTCTCCCAGAGAAGCTCAGTTGCCTCAGTGATGTACACTGTGGTCACCCCCATGCTGAACCCCTTCATCTACAGCCTGAGGAACAAGGATGTGAAGGGAGCCCTGCGAAGGCTTCATGTCCATGATGGGCCACTTGCCTCAGAACCAAGTGGACATTGGGGGCTGCAAAGGGAAATGTGA